ATATTGTCATATGAATGATCGAAACTTTGTTACGGTCTGCTCTACCTGATACAGCGGAAATAACCGTCTTCGTTTCAGATACCGCCTGTAATACTTCATTTAAAAAACCTCTGCGATCATGACCCGTAATTTCAATTTCTACGTTGTAATTTGCTTCTACTTCTGATTCCCAATCGACTTCAATTAAACGATGGGATTCTTCATCATTCCCAGTAGGTATATTGTTACAATCAGCACGGTGTACTGATACACCTCTACCTCTTGTAATATATCCTATAATCTCGTCTCCAGGGACCGGATTACAGCATCTAGCGAAACGAATTAATAAATTATCAATCCCTTTAACGCTAACCCCGTGTGCTTGTCTGCTCTTTTTAACTGGGTCGGGTTTAGTTTCCTGAATTTCACTTACCGCTTTTTCTTCCTCTAGCTCCTTACGTAGCTTTTCAGTTAATCTTGTACAAATTTGTGCAGCAGTAATTCCCCCAAATCCAACAGCAGAATACATGTCTTCAATACTGTTAAAGCTGAATTTAGGCAATACTTCATTTAGCTCTGATTCAGTCATCACATCCGTAGGCTCAAATCCTAATCGTTTTATTTCTCTTTCGATACTTTCCTTCCCTTTTTCAATACTTTCATCTCTTTTTTCTTTTTTGAACCATTGTTTTATTTTTGTTTTTGCTTGTGATGATTTAACAATTTTAATCCAGTCTTGACTTGGTCCATATGAATGTTTTGATGTAAGTATTTCAACAATATCTCCTGTTTTCAGAGAATGATCTAAAGGTACTATCCTACCATTCACCTTTGCACCAATGGTACGATTTCCTACTTCTGTATGGATACGAAACGCAAAATCTAACGGTCCTGAACCGCTTGGCAGTTCAATAACCTCACCTTTAGGTGTAAATACATAAACTAGATCAGAGAAAAAGTCCATTTTTAGCGATTCCATAAATTCTTCTGCATTTTGCGCTTCATTTTGCAGATCTAAAATTTCTCGGAACCAATTCATTTTATCTTCAAAACTTCCATTTGGAACCATTGTACCTTCTTTATAAGCCCAATGTGCTGCAACCCCGAACTCAGAGGTTTGATGCATATCCCATGTCCGAATCTGAACCTCTAAAGGTTCTCCACTAGGTCCAATCAAAGTTGTATGGAGGGATTGATACATATTAGGTTTAGGCATAGCAATATAATCTTTGAACCTACCCGGCATTGGTTTCCAAAGGGTATGAATGATGCCCAAAGAAGCGTAACAATCTTTAATGTTATTTACAATAACTCGTATCGCCAATAAATCATAAATTTCATTAAATTGTTTACTTTGACTTTTCATTTTTTTATAAATGCTATATATATGTTTAGGACGACCTGAAATATCAGCTTCAATCCCCATATCATTTAGTTTTTGTTTGATATTTTGAATCACATCATCTATATATTTCTCACGTTCTGCTCTTTTTTTCTGCATTAAATTTACAATACGATAATACTGCTGTGGATTTAAGTAACGCAAGGAGATGTCTTCCATCTCCCATTTAATTGCGGACATTCCTAATCGATGAGCAATCGGACAAAATATTTCTAAAGTTTCGTGTGCGATTCTTCTTTGATTTTCTTCCTTTTGGAATTTTAGCGTACGCATATTATGCAATCTATCAGCTAGTTTAATTAATATAACTCGCAGATCCTGAGCCATTGCAACAAACATTTTTCGATAATTTTCATTCTGATGCTCTTCTCTTGATTTAAATTTAATTTTTTCAAGTTTCGTCACACCATCTACTAACATTGCGCAAGTATCACCGAACTGTTCTCGCAATTGCTCTAACGTCACATCTGTATCTTCAACAACATCATGTAAAAGAGCAGCAATGATCGAAATTACATCCATCTGCATATTAAGCATAATATCTGCCACTGCTATAGGATGAAGGATATAAGGTTCACCTGATTTTCTTACCTGTCCTTCATGAGCTTTTTCAGCAAGATCGTAAGCTTTTCTAATCTGATCAAGATCAGTTTCTCTTAGGTATGCAGATGCCTTTTCAATTAATTGCTCGATGCCCATTAATTTACCTTCCTATTCTCAAGGATTTTCTATCATTATGCCTTTCAATCTTGCTTACGTCAACTATTCGTCATTCTATTTAGTCGAATTAGGTCATAACAAAACTAACGACGAAAAAAATGTAATAATGAAAACTCTCCGATTGTCGAAACTCTATGGCAAAACAGAGGGGGAATTGCACATACTTTACCAGCTTGTGCGTGATTGGAAATAGTATAATTTATAAGTAGTAGGCAATTGTTAAATTTTTTTGTAAAATATATTTCATATGAGGAATGTTAATTTTGGAAATACTTACATTAATCGATTTAACATTATTACTTAACTTTATGAATGAGGTGCATTATGGAACAGCAGTTTGAATTAGTATTACTCTTACTCGCAATTGCAGCTGGGATCACTGCAATAGCAAAAAAATTAAAAGCTCCCTATCCCATTGCTTTAGTTATTGTCGGAGCTATTTTAGGTTTAGTTCATATTCCAGGATTGGAAGAACTTAAAGATTTTATTGTGGAGGATGAAATCTTTACATTTGTTATTGTATCTATATTTTTACCTACTTTATTAGGGGAAGCCACATTAAAATTACCTTTTTCACATTTGAAAGAAAATAAAACGCCCATTTTAGCGATGGCATTATTAGGTACATTAGTTACTTATACAGTGATCGGATTCTTAGCCGTTTATTTACTGGGATTAGATTTAGAAGTTGCCTTTATATTTGCAGCCCTTATGGCGGCTACAGATCCTGTCAGTGTGCTTTCAATTTTTAAAAGTATGGGGGTAAACCATCGATTGGCAACGATTATAGAAGGTGAAAGTTTAATTAACGATGGTGTGGCCTATGTTCTATTCAAAATCAGTCTGACAACTTTTATCTTTGCTGGATTTACAGAGTTGGGTCAAGGACTATTAGAGTTTTTCAAATCTTCAGTTGGAGGGTTAGCCATTGGATTACTCTTAGCCTATTTATTTTCAAAAATACTTCGCTACTTTGATGATTATCCGCTGGAAATTGTTTTTTCCATGATTTTGTTTTATAGTTCATTTTTCATCGCAGAAATTTTCCATTTTTCTGGCGTGATTTCTGTTGTAGCCGCTGGTCTTGTGTTTGGAAACTACGGAGCAAAAATTGGAATGAGTCCAACAACCAAATTGAATATAAAAACATTCTGGGATGTACTTGCTCTTATTGCAAACTCATTTGTCTTTTTAATGGTTGGATTAGAAATTGCCAACATTGATTTAACTGGAAAGTGGAAGATGATTTTATTAGCCATTCTTATTGTTTTAATTGGTAGAAGTGTCGCAATTTATGGAAGCCTATCTTTCACTCGTCATATCCCTACAACATGGAAGCATGTATTTAACTGGGGTGGTTTGAAAGGTTCATTATCCATCGCTCTTGCTTTGAGTTTACCAGTTACCTTTGCAGGACGAGAGGATATATTAGTCCTCACCTTTGGAGTCGTATTGTTTTCACTCGTTGTACAAGGTTTAACAATTAAACCACTAGTCAATGTTTTAGGAGTAACAAAAACAAAGGAAAGCAGTCTTTCCTATGAAAAAACATTATCTGAAATCCACCAAGCAACAGCTGGAAGAAAAGCGATAGAAGAGATGAAAGATGAAGCAACCATTTCTCCAGTGATCTTTCATCAATTGGATAATGATTATCAGAATAAACTAAACGAGTTACATAAAGAGCTAGAAAACCTGTATAAGAAGTTCCCAAGATTACAAGAGGATCAATTGGTCAGTGCAAGAAAAAAATCATTATATGCTGAATATGAGGCTGTTGAGGAGCTAGTCAAGCAGCATATCATTTCTTCTGAAACTGCTGAAGAGGAATATAAAAAAATTATTAATCTTTTGGAACAAGATGAGGAAGAAACAAATTCTAATTAGAAAAACATATCATAAAAAACCCGTCCAACTTCATTATGCTGATGGACGGGTTCTATTTTTTCTGGGCACCTCAAAAATACTAGGATTTGGTTTTTGGGGTATTCATATTAATATTTCATCAAAGAAAACATATCTATATCTTTTAATTTATCTTTTCCATTTAAATAAGTCAGTTCTATCATAAATGCTGCACCAACAACTGATCCCCCTAATTGCTCAACTAAATCAATGGAAGTCTCGATGGTACCACCTGTAGCTAATAAATCGTCTGCGATTAAAACCTTTTGACCAGGTTGAATAGCATCATTATGCATAGCTAATTTGTCGTTACCATACTCTAAACTATAATTTGCTTCAATCGTTTCACCAGGTAATTTACCACTCTTACGAATCGGTATAAAACCAACTCCCATTGCATACGCCAATGGCGCACCTACCACAAAACCACGAGCTTCTGGACCCGCTATTAAATCAATTTCAAGATGTTTTACCATGTCTCTTATGGATTCAATCACTTGATGATATACTGGACCATTTTTCAATATTGTAGTTATGTCCTTAAAGCGAATGCCTTCCTGAGGAAAATTCTCAATCACTCGAACATGTTCTTTAAAATCCATTTTACTTCCTCCTAAAGTGTTCATTGGGTTTGTATTTGATTTAAAATCCACTGTGTCATTTCATATGTTGTAGAATATTCAAAAATTTTTTCTATTTCAGATTGATGCCATCTTTGTTTGTATAAATTAGATGATTCAAGACTACTTTTCTCAGGTGATTTTATACAACGATATAAATTGCCTTCCTTTTGAATGAAAGATAACTCTTCAAATACACCAATCATAAATTGTATCATACCTTTTGATAAACTTGAACGTTTGCTTAAATTTCCCAAAAATAGTTGATCATTTATTTCCCAACTATTTTTATTTAGTAACGAAGCATATATATTTTTAAAAGCTTCTCTTGATGGTAGTCCTTTTAAAGCGTTTTGATTTTTATTCTTATGAACTACATATACGCGTTGAATGGATTGATTTTTTCTGAAAACGGACTCAAGCAAATGAATATGATTTGGAATGGAGTATACGACAAAATCAGTCACCTGTATGTTTGTATCCAGCTTTGTTAAATTATTATTTAATTGAACTAAGTTCCCATCATCATTTAAGGTGTAAAAAGACTCAGCAGCTTGCATATCTTTATCAAAATCTCTTATATGATCTTCAGTATCTAACAATATAGCTAGCTGCATACTCTCCCTACTTTTTAATTGCTGGATGCTCTTCGCAAATTTATCGACTTGTTGATTTCTCCAATCAAAAACCTGACGGTTTGGAATTCGGATATCCTTAATGAATAATTGCGGTTTTCTCATTCCATTCCATTCATTAATAGATAATTCCCCTATTACATCCACTTTAGCATCCGTAGATATATATTGATCTAAATCCCCTTTACCAAAACCTATCGCTTCCATTGAGCAACTAACCTCATTAAACACTTGAGATAAAACTAACTTTAAGTGTTGCTTTTCTTTACCTAATCTATTTTTTTGTAGAATGCGTAAATCTTTTAAAACCAAGTTTGGAGAAGGATTCCCTGATCCATAAGGTGCAAGCATTGACTCCATTTTTTCAATAACTGGAATTGTAATCTCTTGCAATTGACTTTCGATATCAGCTTGAATCTCAGGCGTATAATCTTCCTCTGTCAACCAGCTCACTGCCAATTCATTCAGTTGATTCCTCAATAGTGATATATTCGTTTCTTGCATCGTTAAACCAGCGGCTGCTTCATGACCGCCAAAATGATCCAACAGTGGTTCACAATTAGATAAAGCACTATATATATTAAAACCAGCAATCGAACGCGCAGAACCTTTTGCTAGACCTGTTTCTTTATCAATATGAAGTACAATAACGGGCCGATAGTATTTTTCCAAAATTTTTGAGGCAACAATTCCAATTACACCGATATTCCAACCTTCATTCGCCACTACAATAACTTTGTGAGAATTAGATTCCATCGTCTCTTCAATTTTGTTTAGTGCTTCAGCTGTAATTTCATTTACTAGTGATTGCCGTTGTTTATTTAAAACGTCTAACTCATATGCTAATTTTTGTGCTTCATCCTCACTGCTTGCCGTTAACAGCTTAACAACATCTTCTGCGTGTTGTAGTCTGCCTCCAGCATTAATTCTAGGACCAAGCGTAAATCCGATATGCATGCTAGACAGATTTGAGGAATCTACATCTGCTACATCTAACAATGCTCTTAATCCAACAAAGGATGTATTTTTCATTTTTTCTATACCAAGTTTTACGATCAAGCGATTCTCATCAGTTAATGGCATCAAATCAGCTACTGTACCAATTGAAGCTATTTCTAAAAATTCATCAGGTATATATCCAAGCAATGCATGTGCTAATTTTAAAGCCACACCAACACCAGCCAATTGTTTATAGGGATATTGGCATTGAGGTATTTTAGGGTTGATGATCGCAAAAGAATCAGGTAATATTTCAGGCGGTTCATGATGGTCTGTAACAAGTACATCCATCCCCAATTCATTTGCATAACGAATTTGATCCACTGCACTAATTCCGTTATCTACCGTAATAATTAGAGATATACCCTCTTTTTTTGCCTTTTGAATGGCCTCCAGATTTAAGCCATATCCCTCACTAAATCGATCAGGTATATAGTAATCAAAGTCAGCCTCCAATTTTGAAAGTAAAAAGTACATTAAGGTTGTACTACTCACTCCATCGGCATCATAATCACCATAAATTCTAAGCTTTTCGCCAGCCTGAATTGCTTTTTTTATTCTTGTAGTCGTTTCTTTCATCCCATGCATTAAGAAAGGATCATGAAACATTTCATTTTCTGTTTTTAAAAAGTCTTCTGCTTGTTTTTTACTATGTATACCTCTCACAACAAGCAGTTTGGCCACTAATAGAGGAATAGCTAAGTCTGAACTTAGCTGATCAGCTAAATTATGATTACTTTCTTCTGGCAATTTCCACTTAGACTTTGATTGAAGCATGATATTCTCCTAACAATATAATTGAGTGTTCAAAAAGTTCAGTTTTCAGCACCGAGAAGATTGTGCAAATATGCAGAAGCCGGAGCGGAGTGTAGTGATTGGTTACATGAGCACCGGACTTCAAATATGAGTGCAAGATTCGATGTCGAAATTACTCCCTCGATCCACTTCGTGATCACTACTGAAAATCAGTCACTTCCATGTGACTAATGTAGCACCAGCACGTCCTGTGCTGGCAAAAGGGGACTTTTTGAACAACCTTTATAAGGTGTTTAAAACAACTTAAATAAAAAATACATAGTTTAATGTAATAGGTTTGGGAAACTGTTTGGATCAGGATCTACATTATTTTTGTAAGGATATCCTGGATCATAAGGATTTACATGTATAAAAACATCTGATACGTTAACATGTTGTTTAATCAACCTTTTCTTTACCATTTTTCCTATTTTGTGACCGTCAAGAACAGAAATTTTTGGATTCACACTGAGTTTCACATCAACAATAACGTAGTGTCCATGTTCTCTTGCTCTAAGTTCATTAATAGCAAGTACACCAGGTACAGCTTCTATTGTTTTGTGTAGCCCCTCAGTATCTTCCTGATGAAGCACATGATCCATTGTATTATGTATCGATTCTTTTATCAATCTGTAACCCATGATAAACACTAAAATCGCAACAAATATCCCAGCAACTGGATCTAGGTAATACATCCAAGGCAGACTAAAATAATCACCTATAAGTGCTCCAGATATTCCGATTAAAACAGCTATGGATGAAAATACATCAGAACGATGTTCCCATGCATTTGCAATTAGTGCTTGACTAGATAGCTTTTTTCCTAACCTATATTTATATTGAAACATCAACTCTTTTAATAAGATGGAGAAAAGTATAGCATAAATTGCATACGTTGCAGGAGCAGACTCCACTCCATTATAAATAGATTTCACGGCGCTTATGCCAACTTCGATACTTACTATGATTAATAAAAGCGAAACAATTATCGCAGCGATAGGCTCAGCTTTACCATGACCATATGGATGGTCATTATCAGGTGGTAATTTTGCAGCCTTTAATCCGACTAAGACCGCGAAAGAACCTGCAATATCGGATGCAGAATGAACTGCATCCGCAATTAATGCTTTACTATTTGCTGTTATACCAATCGTACCTTTAACGATGACTAAAATTAAATTCCCTACGATTCCAACCCAAGCTGCAAATTCAGCTTTTTTAAATCGTTGATCTACAGACAATGAGGTCACTCCTTGATTTATAAAATCACATTTGAAATTACACTTAAGAGTTTAATACTTCCGTTTTTTTCTTCTTAAGAGACTTACTTTTTAAAATTAACCATAACTGACTTGCTATAAAAATAGAGGAATATGCTCCACTAATTAAACCAATTAATATGGCAAGAGAAAATAGTTTAATGGACTCACTTCCAAAAATAAACAAACAAAAAGCTGCAAACACAACCGTTAGAGCCGTGTTAATGGACCTTGTTAAGGTTTGTCTAATACTGGTGTTTACCATACTGGACAAATCATCAAAATCTTTAATTTTAAATTTCTGTAAATTTTCACGAATACGATCAAAAATGACTATTGTATCATTAATGGAGTAACCAATAATTGTCAAAATCGCGGCAACAAAAGGTAAATTGACTTCCAATTGAAAAATTGAAAAAATACTGATGACAATAAACGCATCATGAAGCAAGGCTACAACCGCAGTAAGCGCAAACCTCCATTCAAAACGAATACTAACATATATAATAATACCAATACTTGCGATCGCTACAGCATATATTGCCTTTAGTCCTAATTCTTTAGCAATTTCAGCATCTACTGTATTTTCTTCATAGGATATTTCTTCTTGTCCGTATTCTTTTTCAAATCCGGAAATAATTTGAATCCTCTCATCTTCTTTCAATACTTCTTCAAAACGAGCATTCACTCGATTGTTTGAGTCTCCACCAACAGTAATTGTAGATGCTTCTAATCCTGCCTCTTGAATGATCTGTTCTGCTTTTTCTTTTGTAGTGGAGTGCTCACCCAAAAGTACATCTAACGTTGTACCTGATTTGAAATCAACTCCGTAATTTAAATTAAATATTAGTAACGCTAATAGTCCTAATACTGTAATAGTAATCGATAAACTGAAAAATCTTTTACGATTCTTCACAAAATCAAAGTCTCTAAAGTTCACTGATATCTGCCTCCTTTACACCGTAATAAACCGGCTTTTTAACAATATTGGCACGAATTAATAGATGTAAGAGCAGTCTAGAGAAAAATACATTCGTTATAATACTAACCAAAATACTTAAAATCAAAGTTAATGCAAACCCTTGTATCGATCCAGTTCCGATATAATATAAAACTAGTCCAGCTAATATCGTTGTAATGTTTGCATCCATAATCGTACGCAAAGAACTTCTAGAACCTGCTCTTAAAGATGAAAGGATGCTCTTCCCACTTCTGATTTCTTCTCTAATTCTTTCATATGTAATGATATTAGCATCCACTGCCATACCTATTCCTAATACAAAAGCAGCAATTCCAGGTAACGTTAAGGTTGCATTCATCCAATAAAAAACAAGCAATAACATCCATGTATAAACCGTTAATGTAATACATGCTATAATTCCTGGTATTCTATAAAAACCAAGCATAAATATCAGTATAATAATAAAACCAATGATTCCTGCTGTGATCGTTTGTTGCAATGATAATTCCCCTAAAGAAGCTCCTACACTTTGTGTATATTTTTCTGTTAACTTTACAGGTAAAGCACCTAAGTTAATAATGCCTGCTAGTTCTTCAGCTTCTTCAAAGGTTTCCTGCCCGCTAATCGTTGCATTTCCATCAGAAAATACGCCTTGTACATAGGGTGTAGAAATCAATTCTTCATCTAAATAAATGGCAAGTATATTTCCTGGAGTACGATACCCTTTATCATATAACTTTTTAGTTAGATCCTTAAATTTCCCCTTATCTTTCACTTTGATGCTCACTAATGGTTCATTTGTAGTCTGTTCAAATACAACTGTTGCTGCACCTTCAACAAAGTCACTACCATTAAGCTCAATTTTACAAAATTCGTTTGGATCTTCACAGCCATCATTACTTCTAAAGGTTAATTCTGCAGGTTTTTTCATAATTTGTCTTACTTCTTCTTGATTCTCAACTCCTGCTATACGCACTCTAATTCTGTCTTCACCTTCAGGATAAATCTCTGGCTCACTTATCCCTCGTGCATCCGCACGAAACTGGAGACTTCTAGCTGCCTCACGTAATAATTCCTTATCCATAACTTGAGATTCATCAACTGGTTCAGCAGTGTATAATATTTCAAATCCGCCTTTTAAATCTAAACCAAGTTTAACATTGTTAATAATACCTGGGCTTGTCCAAACCATGATCACAATCGTGGTGATTACAATCAATAAGAATGCAATCAGTCTTTTTGTATGTACCACTACCATTTCTCCCTTCAAAACTCAGTAGTCCTATTATACCTACCCCAAATTATCGAGTCAATTCTCGCCGAATTAACTGCCTTACTCTTTATATGCATTCATGGTTAACCAGTTCATAAAATTGGTTACCTTCAAAGTTAAAATATCATTCACAATTTTATGTAAATTAGGAATTCCATCTTTATGGTATTTTTTGCTAATGCATTGCCATATTTCATGACCTGTTACATGATTGTACCCTAACATTCTAAATTCTTCTGCTTTACTTAAACATAATTCTTCAATGGTTCGACTTAACTCTTGTTCATCTAACACGTGGTTATTTGATTCTTCATCATTAAGATCATTTTCAATGATGGAATTTTCTTCATTGTTTTGATTTTTGTTTTCATATTCGTTTCCATTTTTCTTCCCATGAACTGTATTCTCATATTCAGCTTCCCATAATTTTCTATCCATTTGTTCCATTCCTCCCCAGTTGTGAACTTAAGTCATTATAAAGTTATTACTTCGATAAACCCTACCTGATTCCTTCCAATCAAAACTTTTTAAATCTCAAAATCATATTCTCTGCATGAGTTAGGACATGTTGTGCATATCCATTATATATAACTTTGTCCAAATTTACATAATGAAAAGGGAAGAAGGTATCCAATGTGACTAAGCAATCATTTATTAAAGGGACGATGATCCTGCTTGCAGCAGGTATGATAAATCGCATACTAGGATTTGTTCCAAGAATTATGTTACCTAGAATAATTGGAGCAGAAGGAATTGGTTTATATCAAATGGGATATCCTTTTCTCATTGTTATTATCACGATTGTAACAGGCGGTATACCTTTGGCCATTGCTAAACTTGTGGCTGAGTCAGAGTCTAAAGGGGAAAGAGATCGTTCAAAAAGTATTTTGTTCGTTTCACTTTGTTTAACAACAACATTAAGTACATTATTTACAATATTCTGTTTCTTTGCGGCACCTTGGATTACAAATAACCTCCTCACGGATGAACGGGTATTTTATACATTTTTATCGATGAGCCCAATTATTTTATTTGTGAGCATCTCTGCAGTATTTCGAGGATATTTTCAAGGGCTACATAATATGATTCCAACAGCAGTCTCATCTATAACTGAAACGATTGTTCGTTCAGTTACAATGCTTTTATTTTCTTATATTGTTTTACCCTATGGTATAGAATATGCAGCGGCAGCTGCTATGATTGGCGTTGTACTCGGAGAATTAGCAGGGATGTGTATTTTACTTGTCAAATATAAAAATAGTAATAATAAAAGGAGCCACGTTTTTGAAAATAAAACGAAGTTTAGTAAAAATCAAAAAGATCATATTGCTAATTTAAAAGAAATGATGCGTATATCTGTACCTGTTACTGCCAGTAAACTTGTAGGTTCTGGGGCATATTTTTTAGAATCCATAATGATAGTCCAAAGTTTAGCTATCGCGGGTATCGCTACAAAAGT
The window above is part of the Chengkuizengella sediminis genome. Proteins encoded here:
- a CDS encoding RelA/SpoT family protein; its protein translation is MGIEQLIEKASAYLRETDLDQIRKAYDLAEKAHEGQVRKSGEPYILHPIAVADIMLNMQMDVISIIAALLHDVVEDTDVTLEQLREQFGDTCAMLVDGVTKLEKIKFKSREEHQNENYRKMFVAMAQDLRVILIKLADRLHNMRTLKFQKEENQRRIAHETLEIFCPIAHRLGMSAIKWEMEDISLRYLNPQQYYRIVNLMQKKRAEREKYIDDVIQNIKQKLNDMGIEADISGRPKHIYSIYKKMKSQSKQFNEIYDLLAIRVIVNNIKDCYASLGIIHTLWKPMPGRFKDYIAMPKPNMYQSLHTTLIGPSGEPLEVQIRTWDMHQTSEFGVAAHWAYKEGTMVPNGSFEDKMNWFREILDLQNEAQNAEEFMESLKMDFFSDLVYVFTPKGEVIELPSGSGPLDFAFRIHTEVGNRTIGAKVNGRIVPLDHSLKTGDIVEILTSKHSYGPSQDWIKIVKSSQAKTKIKQWFKKEKRDESIEKGKESIEREIKRLGFEPTDVMTESELNEVLPKFSFNSIEDMYSAVGFGGITAAQICTRLTEKLRKELEEEKAVSEIQETKPDPVKKSRQAHGVSVKGIDNLLIRFARCCNPVPGDEIIGYITRGRGVSVHRADCNNIPTGNDEESHRLIEVDWESEVEANYNVEIEITGHDRRGFLNEVLQAVSETKTVISAVSGRADRNKVSIIHMTILIRSKEHLHSIVEKIKRVKDVYSVQRIMQ
- a CDS encoding Na+/H+ antiporter; translation: MEQQFELVLLLLAIAAGITAIAKKLKAPYPIALVIVGAILGLVHIPGLEELKDFIVEDEIFTFVIVSIFLPTLLGEATLKLPFSHLKENKTPILAMALLGTLVTYTVIGFLAVYLLGLDLEVAFIFAALMAATDPVSVLSIFKSMGVNHRLATIIEGESLINDGVAYVLFKISLTTFIFAGFTELGQGLLEFFKSSVGGLAIGLLLAYLFSKILRYFDDYPLEIVFSMILFYSSFFIAEIFHFSGVISVVAAGLVFGNYGAKIGMSPTTKLNIKTFWDVLALIANSFVFLMVGLEIANIDLTGKWKMILLAILIVLIGRSVAIYGSLSFTRHIPTTWKHVFNWGGLKGSLSIALALSLPVTFAGREDILVLTFGVVLFSLVVQGLTIKPLVNVLGVTKTKESSLSYEKTLSEIHQATAGRKAIEEMKDEATISPVIFHQLDNDYQNKLNELHKELENLYKKFPRLQEDQLVSARKKSLYAEYEAVEELVKQHIISSETAEEEYKKIINLLEQDEEETNSN
- a CDS encoding adenine phosphoribosyltransferase, with the protein product MDFKEHVRVIENFPQEGIRFKDITTILKNGPVYHQVIESIRDMVKHLEIDLIAGPEARGFVVGAPLAYAMGVGFIPIRKSGKLPGETIEANYSLEYGNDKLAMHNDAIQPGQKVLIADDLLATGGTIETSIDLVEQLGGSVVGAAFMIELTYLNGKDKLKDIDMFSLMKY
- the recJ gene encoding single-stranded-DNA-specific exonuclease RecJ; the encoded protein is MLQSKSKWKLPEESNHNLADQLSSDLAIPLLVAKLLVVRGIHSKKQAEDFLKTENEMFHDPFLMHGMKETTTRIKKAIQAGEKLRIYGDYDADGVSSTTLMYFLLSKLEADFDYYIPDRFSEGYGLNLEAIQKAKKEGISLIITVDNGISAVDQIRYANELGMDVLVTDHHEPPEILPDSFAIINPKIPQCQYPYKQLAGVGVALKLAHALLGYIPDEFLEIASIGTVADLMPLTDENRLIVKLGIEKMKNTSFVGLRALLDVADVDSSNLSSMHIGFTLGPRINAGGRLQHAEDVVKLLTASSEDEAQKLAYELDVLNKQRQSLVNEITAEALNKIEETMESNSHKVIVVANEGWNIGVIGIVASKILEKYYRPVIVLHIDKETGLAKGSARSIAGFNIYSALSNCEPLLDHFGGHEAAAGLTMQETNISLLRNQLNELAVSWLTEEDYTPEIQADIESQLQEITIPVIEKMESMLAPYGSGNPSPNLVLKDLRILQKNRLGKEKQHLKLVLSQVFNEVSCSMEAIGFGKGDLDQYISTDAKVDVIGELSINEWNGMRKPQLFIKDIRIPNRQVFDWRNQQVDKFAKSIQQLKSRESMQLAILLDTEDHIRDFDKDMQAAESFYTLNDDGNLVQLNNNLTKLDTNIQVTDFVVYSIPNHIHLLESVFRKNQSIQRVYVVHKNKNQNALKGLPSREAFKNIYASLLNKNSWEINDQLFLGNLSKRSSLSKGMIQFMIGVFEELSFIQKEGNLYRCIKSPEKSSLESSNLYKQRWHQSEIEKIFEYSTTYEMTQWILNQIQTQ
- a CDS encoding cation diffusion facilitator family transporter, producing the protein MSVDQRFKKAEFAAWVGIVGNLILVIVKGTIGITANSKALIADAVHSASDIAGSFAVLVGLKAAKLPPDNDHPYGHGKAEPIAAIIVSLLLIIVSIEVGISAVKSIYNGVESAPATYAIYAILFSILLKELMFQYKYRLGKKLSSQALIANAWEHRSDVFSSIAVLIGISGALIGDYFSLPWMYYLDPVAGIFVAILVFIMGYRLIKESIHNTMDHVLHQEDTEGLHKTIEAVPGVLAINELRAREHGHYVIVDVKLSVNPKISVLDGHKIGKMVKKRLIKQHVNVSDVFIHVNPYDPGYPYKNNVDPDPNSFPNLLH
- the secF gene encoding protein translocase subunit SecF, whose translation is MNFRDFDFVKNRKRFFSLSITITVLGLLALLIFNLNYGVDFKSGTTLDVLLGEHSTTKEKAEQIIQEAGLEASTITVGGDSNNRVNARFEEVLKEDERIQIISGFEKEYGQEEISYEENTVDAEIAKELGLKAIYAVAIASIGIIIYVSIRFEWRFALTAVVALLHDAFIVISIFSIFQLEVNLPFVAAILTIIGYSINDTIVIFDRIRENLQKFKIKDFDDLSSMVNTSIRQTLTRSINTALTVVFAAFCLFIFGSESIKLFSLAILIGLISGAYSSIFIASQLWLILKSKSLKKKKTEVLNS
- the secD gene encoding protein translocase subunit SecD — its product is MVWTSPGIINNVKLGLDLKGGFEILYTAEPVDESQVMDKELLREAARSLQFRADARGISEPEIYPEGEDRIRVRIAGVENQEEVRQIMKKPAELTFRSNDGCEDPNEFCKIELNGSDFVEGAATVVFEQTTNEPLVSIKVKDKGKFKDLTKKLYDKGYRTPGNILAIYLDEELISTPYVQGVFSDGNATISGQETFEEAEELAGIINLGALPVKLTEKYTQSVGASLGELSLQQTITAGIIGFIIILIFMLGFYRIPGIIACITLTVYTWMLLLVFYWMNATLTLPGIAAFVLGIGMAVDANIITYERIREEIRSGKSILSSLRAGSRSSLRTIMDANITTILAGLVLYYIGTGSIQGFALTLILSILVSIITNVFFSRLLLHLLIRANIVKKPVYYGVKEADISEL
- a CDS encoding post-transcriptional regulator, coding for MDRKLWEAEYENTVHGKKNGNEYENKNQNNEENSIIENDLNDEESNNHVLDEQELSRTIEELCLSKAEEFRMLGYNHVTGHEIWQCISKKYHKDGIPNLHKIVNDILTLKVTNFMNWLTMNAYKE